A genomic region of Streptomyces sp. NBC_00247 contains the following coding sequences:
- the ftsE gene encoding cell division ATP-binding protein FtsE, translating into MIRFDNVSKTYPKQSRPALRDISLEIEKGEFVFLVGSSGSGKSTFMRLILREERASQGTVHVLGKDLSRLSNWKVPQMRRQLGNVFQDFRLLPNKTVAENVAFAQEVIGKPRGEIRKAVPQVLDLVGLGGKEDRMPGELSGGEQQRVAIARAFVNRPMLLIADEPTGNLDPQTSVGIMKLLDRINRTGTTVIMATHDQNIVDQMRKRVIELEQGRLVRDQTRGVYGYQH; encoded by the coding sequence GTGATCCGATTCGACAACGTCTCGAAGACCTACCCGAAGCAGAGTCGCCCCGCGCTGCGCGATATCTCCCTGGAGATCGAGAAGGGCGAGTTCGTCTTCCTGGTGGGCTCCTCGGGCTCCGGCAAGTCCACCTTCATGCGCCTGATCCTCCGTGAGGAGCGCGCGAGTCAGGGCACGGTCCATGTGCTCGGCAAGGACCTGTCGCGCCTGTCCAACTGGAAAGTGCCCCAGATGCGCCGTCAACTGGGCAACGTCTTCCAGGACTTCCGCCTCCTCCCCAACAAGACCGTCGCCGAGAACGTGGCCTTCGCGCAGGAGGTCATCGGCAAGCCGCGCGGTGAGATCCGCAAGGCCGTGCCGCAGGTGCTCGACCTCGTGGGACTCGGCGGCAAGGAAGACCGCATGCCCGGCGAGCTCTCCGGCGGTGAGCAGCAGCGCGTCGCCATCGCGCGGGCGTTCGTCAACCGGCCGATGCTGCTGATCGCCGACGAACCGACCGGCAACCTCGACCCGCAGACCTCCGTGGGCATCATGAAGCTGCTGGACCGGATCAACCGGACCGGCACCACCGTGATCATGGCCACCCACGACCAGAACATCGTCGACCAGATGCGCAAGCGCGTCATCGAGCTGGAACAGGGCCGTCTCGTGCGGGACCAGACGCGCGGCGTCTACGGCTACCAGCACTGA
- a CDS encoding S41 family peptidase, translating into MQGPLYRYGPRGLRRGAALTLVFAGVLATGAATGSLPRDEPASADTRTRPAAASLVPVDRQELAAAAAGAAADGKSATQAAEDLVSRSGDRWGAVYDEREYKEFEQALDGSYTGVGLSARRTADGRVRVARVEPGGPADRAGIRADDVLTTVDGDRTQGRPVAEVVAQLRGDGTHEKAGSSVVLGLERGGRARTEFLHRARLTTEPVTVRRLGTGPTSTVLIKATAFTRGAGGEIRDAVRSAPGDAGILLDLRANRGGLVGEAVVAASAFLDGGLVATYDVQGEQHALYADAGGDTTRPLVVLVDGGTMSAAELLTGALQDRGRAVTVGSPTFGKGSVQMPSELPDGAVAELTVGQYRTPGGKGVEGRGITPDVVVGTEALDRAETVLSGLGGGS; encoded by the coding sequence ATGCAGGGGCCCTTGTACCGGTACGGGCCCCGCGGCCTGCGCCGCGGGGCGGCTTTGACGTTGGTGTTCGCCGGAGTGCTCGCCACCGGTGCGGCCACCGGATCGCTTCCGCGCGACGAGCCGGCCAGCGCCGACACGCGGACACGCCCGGCCGCCGCCTCCCTCGTCCCCGTCGACCGCCAGGAGTTGGCGGCGGCCGCCGCCGGGGCCGCCGCGGACGGGAAGTCCGCCACCCAGGCCGCCGAGGATCTCGTCAGCCGCAGCGGCGACCGCTGGGGCGCGGTCTACGACGAGCGCGAGTACAAGGAGTTCGAGCAGGCGCTCGACGGCTCGTACACCGGCGTCGGCCTCTCGGCCCGCCGGACCGCCGACGGCCGGGTGCGGGTGGCCCGGGTCGAGCCCGGGGGCCCCGCCGACCGGGCGGGCATCCGCGCCGACGACGTGCTCACCACCGTGGACGGCGACCGGACCCAGGGGCGCCCCGTCGCCGAGGTCGTGGCCCAGCTGCGCGGGGACGGTACGCACGAGAAGGCCGGGTCCTCGGTCGTCCTCGGTCTGGAGCGGGGCGGGCGCGCCCGGACGGAGTTCCTGCACCGCGCCCGGCTCACCACCGAGCCCGTCACCGTGCGCCGGCTCGGTACCGGACCCACCTCCACCGTGCTGATCAAGGCGACGGCCTTCACCCGGGGCGCGGGCGGCGAGATCCGCGACGCGGTCCGGTCCGCCCCCGGTGACGCCGGAATCCTGCTGGACCTGCGCGCCAACCGCGGCGGCCTGGTCGGCGAGGCGGTCGTCGCGGCCTCCGCGTTCCTGGACGGCGGGCTGGTCGCCACGTACGACGTGCAGGGGGAGCAGCACGCCCTGTACGCGGACGCGGGCGGCGACACGACGCGGCCGCTCGTGGTGCTCGTCGACGGCGGCACGATGAGCGCGGCCGAGCTGCTGACCGGTGCGCTCCAGGACCGGGGCCGCGCGGTCACCGTCGGTTCGCCCACCTTCGGCAAGGGTTCGGTGCAGATGCCGAGCGAGCTGCCGGACGGCGCGGTGGCGGAGCTGACCGTCGGGCAGTACCGCACGCCGGGCGGCAAGGGGGTGGAGGGCCGGGGGATCACCCCGGACGTGGTGGTCGGCACGGAGGCCCTGGATCGGGCCGAGACGGTATTGAGTGGCCTCGGGGGTGGGTCGTAG
- the ftsX gene encoding permease-like cell division protein FtsX has product MRAQFVLSEIGVGLRRNLTMTFAVVVSVALSLALFGGALLLREQVSTMKDYWYDKVNVSIFLCNKNDALDMPKCSNGAVTDAQKKEIDADLKKMAAVDTVTFETVDQAYKHYQDQFGDTAMAGNITPDQMQESFRVKLKDPEKYKVVATAFAGRAGVQSVQDQRSILDNLFELMNGMNVAALFVMALMLVIALMLIVNTVRVSAFSRRRETGIMRLVGASGFYIQMPFIMEAAFAGLIGGLLACVLLIGARYFLIDAGLSLQSKLNLIDFIGWDAVITKLPLVLAIGLLMPAVAALFALRKYLKV; this is encoded by the coding sequence ATGCGCGCCCAGTTCGTCCTGTCGGAGATCGGCGTCGGCCTCCGGCGCAACCTCACGATGACCTTCGCCGTCGTGGTCTCCGTCGCCCTCTCGCTCGCCCTGTTCGGCGGCGCGCTGCTGCTCCGCGAGCAGGTCAGCACGATGAAGGACTACTGGTACGACAAGGTCAACGTCTCCATCTTCCTGTGCAACAAGAACGACGCCCTGGACATGCCCAAGTGTTCCAACGGTGCCGTGACGGACGCGCAGAAGAAGGAGATCGACGCGGACCTCAAGAAGATGGCGGCCGTCGACACCGTCACCTTCGAGACGGTCGACCAGGCGTACAAGCACTACCAGGACCAGTTCGGCGACACCGCGATGGCGGGCAACATCACGCCCGACCAGATGCAGGAGTCCTTCCGCGTCAAGCTCAAGGACCCGGAGAAGTACAAGGTCGTCGCCACCGCCTTCGCGGGAAGAGCCGGGGTGCAGTCCGTCCAGGACCAGAGATCGATCCTGGACAACCTCTTCGAGTTGATGAACGGCATGAACGTCGCCGCCCTGTTCGTCATGGCGCTGATGCTCGTCATCGCGTTGATGCTGATCGTCAACACCGTACGGGTGTCGGCGTTCAGCCGCAGACGCGAGACCGGCATCATGCGGCTCGTCGGCGCCTCGGGCTTCTACATCCAGATGCCGTTCATCATGGAAGCGGCCTTCGCCGGGCTGATCGGCGGTCTGCTGGCCTGTGTTCTGCTGATAGGCGCCCGCTACTTCCTCATCGACGCCGGCCTCTCCCTGCAGAGCAAGCTGAACCTGATCGACTTCATCGGCTGGGACGCGGTCATCACCAAACTGCCGCTGGTCCTCGCGATCGGGCTGCTGATGCCCGCGGTCGCGGCGCTCTTCGCGCTCCGCAAGTACCTCAAGGTGTGA
- a CDS encoding alginate lyase family protein, producing the protein MPVPPAPVQAVRRRPGRPALLLTVAAATAALVVGFLSGPGAPRAEAAPATFTHPGVAVSQDQLDFARAKVNAGAQPWKGAYDQMMASGYASLSRTAKPRATVECGSYSNPNNGCTDEREDAIAAYTDALAWYITRDERYAKKSIELMDAWSATITSHTNSNAPLQTGWAGSSWPKAAEIITYTYTGTWPNSARFSTMLRNVYLPQVINGSNSNGNWELSMMEAAVGISVFLEDKTSYDKALAKFRTRTAAYVYLASDGTVPKTVPSQNLDTTAKIVSYWQGQSTFVTGLTQETCRDFTHTGYGISAISHIAETSRIQGQDLYGTDVGERLRQALGFQSKYQRGEAVPSWLCGGSLNLGLGPVTEVGYNALHNRLGIAMTNTQALTEQNRPAGSNNLFVAWETLTHGDNPS; encoded by the coding sequence TCTCCGGTCCGGGCGCCCCGCGCGCCGAGGCCGCACCGGCCACCTTCACCCACCCCGGAGTCGCCGTCTCCCAGGATCAGCTGGACTTCGCCCGCGCCAAGGTCAACGCCGGCGCGCAGCCCTGGAAGGGCGCGTACGACCAGATGATGGCGAGCGGTTACGCGAGCCTGAGCCGCACCGCCAAGCCTCGCGCGACCGTCGAGTGCGGCTCGTACTCCAATCCCAACAACGGCTGTACGGACGAGCGCGAGGACGCCATCGCCGCGTACACCGACGCGCTCGCCTGGTACATCACCCGCGACGAGCGGTACGCGAAGAAGTCCATCGAGCTGATGGACGCCTGGTCGGCGACGATCACCAGCCACACCAACAGCAACGCCCCGCTGCAGACCGGCTGGGCGGGCTCCTCGTGGCCCAAGGCCGCCGAGATCATCACGTACACGTACACCGGGACGTGGCCCAACTCCGCCCGCTTCTCGACCATGTTGCGCAACGTCTACCTGCCGCAGGTCATCAACGGCTCGAACTCCAACGGCAACTGGGAGCTGTCGATGATGGAGGCGGCCGTCGGCATCTCCGTCTTCCTGGAGGACAAGACCTCCTACGACAAGGCGCTCGCGAAGTTCCGCACCCGCACGGCGGCGTACGTCTACCTCGCCTCGGACGGCACGGTGCCCAAGACCGTGCCGAGCCAGAACCTCGACACCACCGCGAAGATCGTCAGCTACTGGCAGGGCCAGTCCACTTTCGTCACCGGGCTCACCCAGGAAACGTGCCGCGACTTCACGCACACCGGATACGGCATCTCGGCCATCTCCCACATCGCGGAGACCAGCCGCATCCAGGGCCAGGACCTCTACGGCACGGACGTCGGCGAGCGGCTGCGCCAGGCCCTCGGTTTCCAGTCCAAGTACCAGCGCGGCGAGGCCGTCCCGAGCTGGCTCTGCGGCGGCTCGCTGAACCTGGGCCTCGGCCCCGTCACCGAGGTCGGCTACAACGCCCTGCACAACCGCCTGGGCATCGCGATGACCAACACGCAGGCCCTGACCGAGCAGAACCGCCCGGCCGGCAGCAACAACCTCTTCGTGGCCTGGGAGACCCTGACCCACGGGGACAACCCGAGCTGA
- the prfB gene encoding peptide chain release factor 2, with translation MAVVDISEELKSLSSTMGSIEAVLDLDSLRADIAVLEEQAAAPSLWDDPEAAQKITSKLSHLQAEVRKTETLRGRIDDLSVLFELAQDEGDADALAEAEAELDSVRKALDEMEVRTLLSGEYDAREALVTIRAEAGGVDAADFAEKLQRMYLRWAERHNYKAEVYETAYAEEAGIKSTTFAIEVPYAYGTLSVEQGTHRLVRISPFDNQGRRQTSFAGVEVLPVVEKTDHVEIDESELRVDVYRSSGPGGQGVNTTDSAVRLTHLPTGIVVSCQNERSQIQNKASAMNVLQAKLLERRRQEEQAKMNALKGEGGNSWGNQMRSYVLHPYQMVKDLRTDFEMGNPEAVFNGEIDGFIEAGIRWRKQGEK, from the coding sequence GTGGCAGTCGTCGATATTTCCGAAGAGCTGAAGTCCCTCTCGTCCACCATGGGGTCGATCGAGGCCGTCCTGGACCTGGACTCCCTGAGGGCGGACATCGCCGTGCTCGAGGAGCAGGCGGCGGCGCCGTCCCTCTGGGACGACCCGGAGGCGGCACAGAAGATCACCAGCAAGCTTTCCCACCTCCAGGCCGAGGTCCGCAAGACCGAGACGCTGCGTGGTCGCATCGACGACCTCAGCGTCCTCTTCGAGCTCGCCCAGGACGAGGGCGACGCGGACGCTCTCGCCGAGGCCGAGGCCGAGCTGGACTCGGTCCGCAAGGCGCTCGACGAGATGGAGGTCCGCACCCTCCTCTCCGGCGAGTACGACGCGCGTGAGGCCCTGGTCACCATCCGGGCCGAGGCCGGTGGCGTCGACGCCGCCGACTTCGCCGAGAAGCTCCAGCGCATGTACCTGCGCTGGGCCGAGCGGCACAACTACAAGGCCGAGGTCTACGAGACCGCGTACGCCGAAGAGGCCGGCATCAAGTCGACCACCTTCGCGATCGAGGTTCCGTACGCCTACGGCACGCTCTCCGTCGAGCAGGGCACCCACCGGCTCGTCCGGATCTCGCCCTTCGACAACCAGGGTCGCCGCCAGACGTCCTTCGCGGGCGTCGAGGTGCTGCCGGTCGTCGAGAAGACCGACCACGTCGAGATCGACGAGTCCGAGCTGCGCGTGGACGTGTACCGCTCCTCGGGCCCCGGCGGCCAGGGCGTCAACACCACCGACTCCGCGGTGCGGCTGACCCACCTGCCGACCGGCATCGTCGTCTCCTGCCAGAACGAGCGCTCGCAGATCCAGAACAAGGCGTCCGCGATGAACGTCCTCCAGGCGAAGCTCCTTGAGCGCCGCCGCCAGGAGGAGCAGGCCAAGATGAACGCGCTCAAGGGCGAGGGCGGCAACTCCTGGGGCAACCAGATGCGTTCGTACGTCCTGCACCCGTACCAGATGGTCAAGGACCTCCGTACGGACTTCGAGATGGGCAACCCCGAAGCGGTCTTCAACGGTGAGATCGACGGCTTCATCGAGGCGGGCATCCGCTGGCGGAAGCAGGGCGAGAAGTAA
- the smpB gene encoding SsrA-binding protein SmpB, with protein sequence MAKEKDTGRKMIAQNKKARHDYHIIDTYECGLVLMGTEVKSLRMGRASLVDGFVQIDQHEAWLHNIHVPEYVQGTWTNHAAKRKRKLLMHRAEIDKLESKSKETGHTIVPLALYFKDGRVKVEIALAKGKKEYDKRQTLREKQDTRETNRAISAARRRQRSA encoded by the coding sequence ATGGCCAAGGAAAAAGACACCGGGCGCAAGATGATCGCGCAGAACAAGAAGGCGCGGCACGACTACCACATCATCGACACCTACGAGTGCGGGCTCGTGCTCATGGGTACCGAGGTGAAGTCCCTGCGGATGGGCAGGGCCTCGCTGGTGGACGGCTTCGTCCAGATCGACCAGCACGAGGCGTGGCTGCACAACATCCACGTACCCGAGTACGTCCAGGGCACCTGGACCAACCACGCGGCGAAGCGCAAGCGGAAGCTGCTGATGCACCGGGCCGAGATCGACAAGCTGGAGTCGAAGTCCAAGGAGACCGGGCACACCATCGTCCCGCTCGCCCTGTACTTCAAGGACGGCCGGGTCAAGGTCGAGATCGCCCTCGCGAAGGGCAAGAAGGAGTACGACAAGCGCCAGACGCTCCGCGAGAAGCAGGACACCCGCGAGACCAACCGCGCCATCTCGGCGGCCCGCCGCCGGCAGCGCAGCGCGTGA